The nucleotide sequence CACACTTTGGCGACGGTGGTGCACTGGGTATTGATTGTAAGTACCTTACTTATGCCCATTTCCGGATTAATGGGGTCCGTGCTTGGCGGCCATGGGTTGGACGTATTTGGTTTGGAAATTTTTGCGCCTAATTTTAGTGTCGAAGATCCTGAGAAAACCTTACCCATAAACTACGCGCTGTCTAAGCTAGGTTCGGCTATTCACTTTTATTTAGGTTATACCCTTATTGCAGCGTTAGTGCTGCATATTGCCGGTGCGCTTAAACATCACTTGGTGGACAAAGACGGTACGTTAAAGCGCATGCTAGGTAAGCAAATTTAGCCAGCGTGTGATAAATTTATCCAATGTATGAAAGGGTAAGTAAGGGGTAAAATGGGGCTTCATCCAGTTCTATTGATACCCCTTAATGTCTCCCCACTTCAGTCAAGAAGTGCCTTATCCCAATAAGGTGTGCCTTTAAATCGCTCAATAAGAAAGTCGATAAACAAGCGTACTTTAGGCGCAAGTAGACGATTACTAGGATAGACTGCCCAAAGCGCACTTTGGGAGGCTAAAGGGGTATCTTTTAGCACCTGAATTAATCGCCCATCTTTCAGGTAAGGGTAACTGCACCAGGTGGCGGTTAATGTTAGCCCGTTTCCCGCAATACATGCGTCTCGAACCGCTTCTCCATTGTCCATTCTCAAACGGTTCTTCGGCTTAATGCCTACTACGCCTTGGGGCGTTTTAAATTCCCAGGTTTCAAGCCCCGTTAAATTGACCGCAGCATGATTTTTAAGTTCGTGAATACTGCTAGGCTCGCCGTATTTTTTGATATAATCAGGTGAGGCTGCAATTACCCGTTTATCCTCGGCCAGTTTTCTGGCGTGCAGATTCGAGTCTTTAAGTTCAGCATTTCGAATGGCGACATCAAAACCGCCTTCAACCACATCTAAAATACTGTCGCTAAACCGAAAATCTATATTTAAGTCGGGGTAGCGCGATAAAAACTCGTCCATGGCGGGGACTAAATGCATACGTCCAAAAGATGCCGGCGCGGTCACCCTTAAGGTACCCTGTGGTGTATCTGCCCCCACACCCACCGCCGCCTGCGCAACTTCAATGCTGGTAAGCACCTCTTCCGCGTGGGGCAGGAAGACCTTTCCTTCGTCGGTTAATGAAACCTTGCGGGTGGTTCTATGGATAAGTCGCACGCCCAATGTCTCTTCTAATTTGTTGATATGCGCGCTAGCAACGGCGGGAGAAATATTCAGCTCACGACCCGCCACACTAATGTTGTGGGTGTTAGCAATGCGAGCAAATAACTTGAGATGGTCGATATTCATGTCAATTATCAATAAAACCTATAAACAGAATGTGTTTATACCCTAATTATCATGTGGCTGGCTAGTGTCTATGATAGTACCTGAACTTACTTCAACGAGGCGAACCCTATGAAAGCGACAATTATTGAAGATTTTGGCGGCACAGACGTATTTACATCCGCAGAACTTGAAAAACCGAATGTTAAGCCTGGGCATGTAGTGGTAAAGGTTGCAGCCACTAGTGTTAATACAATAGATATGATGATTCGACAAATGGGCACAGACTTACCTTTTGCACCTGCTTTACCAGGTGTGCTGGGCATGGATTTCGCCGGTGTTATTGACCAAGTTGGAGAAGGCGTAACACGCTTTAAGGTTGGCGATGAAGTATACGGTTGCGCCGGTGGCCTTGGTGACTTGCAGGGCGCGATGGCAGAATACATGCTAGCAGATGCACAGCTTATTGCTCACAAGCCTACGTCTCTTTCTATGCGTGAAGCGGCCGCCATTCCTTTAGTAGGGATTACAGCCTACGAAGGTTT is from Alteromonas australica and encodes:
- a CDS encoding LysR family transcriptional regulator, producing the protein MNIDHLKLFARIANTHNISVAGRELNISPAVASAHINKLEETLGVRLIHRTTRKVSLTDEGKVFLPHAEEVLTSIEVAQAAVGVGADTPQGTLRVTAPASFGRMHLVPAMDEFLSRYPDLNIDFRFSDSILDVVEGGFDVAIRNAELKDSNLHARKLAEDKRVIAASPDYIKKYGEPSSIHELKNHAAVNLTGLETWEFKTPQGVVGIKPKNRLRMDNGEAVRDACIAGNGLTLTATWCSYPYLKDGRLIQVLKDTPLASQSALWAVYPSNRLLAPKVRLFIDFLIERFKGTPYWDKALLD
- a CDS encoding cytochrome b, with protein sequence MQYDSATKFSPVTLLLHWVVGLTIIGMLATGIYMAEEGVYSLFPIHKATGFILLFVALARVVWRMKNGWPTPAGQYASWEHTLATVVHWVLIVSTLLMPISGLMGSVLGGHGLDVFGLEIFAPNFSVEDPEKTLPINYALSKLGSAIHFYLGYTLIAALVLHIAGALKHHLVDKDGTLKRMLGKQI